From the Melanotaenia boesemani isolate fMelBoe1 chromosome 9, fMelBoe1.pri, whole genome shotgun sequence genome, the window GACATTGggacactccgacaaaatggcgtgaaCCCTATAAatggcactatgtagggagcaGACACAGCCTTGGTTGTTATGGATGCTGCTGTAAAGAGGGATGAAAGGCAAACActgataaaaagacaacctaaaatgtttagaacagcaaaataaataaaataattctgtcaatattttctttatttttagttcagttatttacgtgtgttttgttttttaatcaggaGTCTGGAGcatgtttaaacatttcctccacactcttcattaacagacgttactgtgacggtaaaccagcaggatcctccagcagcagctttacgTTTAGTTTCCAGCCTGCTCATGAAACAGAGCTGaacgtcgtctgaatgcagctgctgctagaagaccaagcctcgtatgagagggtctgaccaatcaatcaatcaatctttatttatatagcacttttcatacatgaatgcagaacaaagtgctttccatggttaaaacaatcccccccacccccacacataaccccctccctccccgcttgtgtacaagcaagcatacacatacacacacacatacacacacacatacttgcacatattaaaagactaatgtgaggttgagcacagatgagcctggtaaggaaacactatcacagggagccgcCCACCGGCCACGACCGCcatgacaccgacccagggcaccgacccaggacaccgacccatgacaccgacccaggacaccgacccatGACACCGACCcatgacaccgacccagggcaccgaCCCATGACACCGACCCATGACACCGACCcatgacaccgacccagggcaccgacccaggacaccgacccatgacaccgacccaggacaccgacccatgacaccgacccagggcaccgacccaggacaccgacccagggcaccgaCCCATGACACCGACCCATGACACCGacccaggacaccgacccagggcacacggcccATGACACCGACCCATGACACCGACCCATGACACCGACCcatgacaccgacccagggcaccgacccaggacaccgacccatgacaccgacccaggacaccgacccatGACACCGACCcatgacaccgacccagggcaccgaCCCATGACACCGACCCATGACACCGACCcatgacaccgacccagggcaccgacccaggacaccgacccatgacaccgacccaggacaccgacccatgacaccgacccagggcaccgacccaggacaccgacccagggcaccgaCCCATGACACCGACCCATGACACCGACCcatgacaccgacccagggcaccgacccaggacaccgacccatGACACCGACCcatgacaccgacccagggcaccgaCCCATGACACCGACCCATGACACCGacccaggacaccgacccagggcacacggcccATGACACCGACCCATGACACCGACCCATGACACCGACCcatgacaccgacccagggcaccgacccaggacaccgacccatGACACCGACCcatgacaccgacccagggcaccgacccatgacaccgacccagggcaccgacccagggcaccgacccatgacaccgacccagggcaccgaCCCACGACACCGacccaggacaccgacccatgacaccgacccagggcacacggccaattgagaggcagaggagccacccaaccagaccgaaagaacccgcaggacagagccgcagcagccacagccgatgaaaagcccccggtgcagagagccccctccgaggacacactggggaaataacctaaaaataatataaatagaataaaagcataaaataaataaaaatgggttaacatagaaaaataaataggctaggggaataaataaaaataaaatgaataaatattaagtaaaagctaaattaaaaaggtgggtcttgagcctgctcttaaaaacattaacattctctgcagccctgagctcctccggcaggctgttaaacagacgaggaccataccactggaaagctgcctctccatgagtatgtgtcctgactttaggtacagtcaggaggccagtaccggaagacctcaggggccgcgagggttcataaggtaaaagcaaatctgaaagataagaaggcccaagaccattaagacatttaaaaaccagtaagagaaccttaaaattgatcctgaaacacacggggagccaatgcagtgattctaaaaccggTGCAATGTGCAccgctcctcattgggaagataaactcccttcattcacctccgtctccaaaagtctccaataacaccagaaaaactcgctagagggtctgaaaactcactaaatacaaccacaaagtcgctacGCTGGTAATAAATTtcccaagacccgcctctttccacacattagccaatcacagtgctCGTTCGTTCCCGCTCACACActcattggctgtcgtcttcttcgttggtgttcgtctccttttcttgaattgaagttagtttgaggcaaaccagcagctaatctgtttttactgtgaactacGGGGCTGAAGAGGGAGCAGAAGGTTGTTAGAGActaaataaattctgttataactcctacaagaaaaagaccgcTAGATGTTTCATCACCGCTGTAGAGACGATGAAACATTCACtcacatttctcacattttagtcacaaAATACGACCGATGgttgcagtctggagccctgcgtCATACCTGCCTACTTCCGTCGCTAGGGGCAACGTTCCCATCTTACCTGTGCACAcagtgacctctgacctctccaTAAGTGCAGCGTTAGATGTGGTTCTGTCATCTTTAATCTGAGTTCCTCCAGATCGTTTCttatgaaaatgaaacgttTGTTTTACGGTCTCTGTCTGCACATTcttactaaaaataaatgaataattctgTGACATCAGCGCAGTCAGTCAGCTGTACAGGTAACACACCTGGTGTTTCTCACCTGTCTCTCCATCTCAGTCGGAACCAGCTGGCGGTCCTCCCCCCAGTGGTCTGCAGCCTCCCCCTGAAGGTCCTGATCGCCTGCAACAACAAGCTGGTTTCTCTACCCGAGGAACTGGGTCGACTGAGACACCTGACAGAGCTGGTCAGTATCCTCCGTCTCCTCTCAGGTCAGGTCACCTGACCAGGTCTTCCTCACCTGTCACCTGTCACCTGTCAGGACGTGAGCTGTAACGAGATCCAGGCGTTACCGTCTCAGATGGGTCAGCTGGAGGCGCTGAGAGACCTGAACATCCGGAGGAACCACCTGGTCCGACTGCCTCCAGGtaaacacaccaacacacactctGAGTCCACCAGCAGCCAAACCAGATCTGTTTCCATGGCGACAGGCTGCCTCCAGATTAAAGGAAGTTCTTTCTTCCTACATCCGTTACAGAGATTTGGGACATGTGTATTTCAGATCATCTCGCTTTCATGTTTGACTTTACTGCTCCTCCCCTGTGATCAAACCTATGGTTCCGGCGCATCTTCGCCGCTCTACCACCGCGTCCACAGCAGGGCAGTTTGCTGAATTACATCCCAGTGAAGGGCTGGTCTTTCCTCATTGTCCTGAGAGATCCTGGACTCCATCGCGCCTCTAAAACGGTTGTCTACTAAAACGAAGCCAGACGCCCGGTTTAATGACGCCACCGGGCATCAGACGGCGCTGCAGACAGCCAGAAGGCAGACGGAAGAAGAACCGGCTTCATGTGTCTCTGGGCGTACTGAGAGACCGTCTCCACGGCTACCAAGATGCTGCTAACCAGGCCAGGTCCCAGGATCTCTCCCTATCCATTCTGGGGCTCTTCTCATTACACATGCAGCCTTTAGGAGATGACTGAACCGTCATCTGTGGCTTCAGCTGCATGCACATCGATCTGCCAGCCCCGCCCACTTCTCCTCGTTAAGCACCGCCTCTCTCTAAACGCCTCCACCTGAACAGCGACCAGACAGCATGGATTTAGTTTGATGGCTCCGAGAAGCCAGACACCGCTGTTCCTAGTCTCTGTCGTTCGCCCCGATTTCATCCAGGTGGTTTAAAATCTGGGGCTGAAACtggacatgtttacatgagagttttaattcccctttattCAGAATAAAACTCTAATCCCCTTTAAAAAAGACCTTGTAAACACCTGATTCCCAATGAAAATGGCCGTTCTGAATTAAACCtaaagtggctggtttattctgattttaatctGAATAATTCCTCGATCATCGCCATGACGATGCGGTACTCTCCCTCCCTTCTCCTGCTCAGCTGGCCACGGTGAAGCAGGACgtccagctgctgcttcaagaCTAGAACCACCATCAGAGCCAAATGGTTCCTGCTATGTGGTCGTCCATGTTGTAGACGAAAGGAAAAcctggagtttgtttttttccggTAGACGGAAAGACATCATGTCCACCCCGTCCAATCTGAACCCTTCCCAGATCTAAAGCAGAATAAAGACGATTAAATgagttttccatgtaaaccttgTAAGCGTGAAGGAGAATACTTTCAatctgtttaatatttcattccaaataaaaaaaaacaccatataaCCGTGGCCACTCAGGTTGATCCTGTTGTGAAAACAAGTTTCTTTTAGCTTCATCTGATGTCCAACGTTTAGCCTTTCCTGAGCCGCTGTGGTCTGGAGGAGGCCGCCATGCCTCTGTGAGCTGCTGGTAAAGTTCTGCCGCTCGCCTCCAAACTAACACATCCCTCCCGTCCTGGTAGTTCTGCTCGGGTCCCGGTTCAGTCCAGGATCCGGTAGAACTTgttgctgtgtgtttttaaagcgCTGAATGGCTTCGCTCCTCCCGTCAGCCCAGCAGAGCTCTACGTTCTGCTGGTCAGCGTCTGTTCGAGGAGCCTCAGTCCAGGGGAAGCGATGGGGATCTGTTCTTTTCAGCAGCAGGTCCAACATGGTGAAAAAATACCTGTTTATTTAACAAGACCTTTGGCTCGTAGGACTTTGTTTCCTTGTTATCGATTAGTTTTTATCGGTTTTATGCTTTTACctcttttatattattattattatatttccttcattttaatgtgtattgTATTGCTCTGCTTGATGGTGTTAAGCAGCTCGGTCAGCCCGAATGCTGCAAGGTGCTGTAGAAAAAAACTTGATTGACTGATTTCTGGTTAGGCTGCTAACGGTTAGCATCTGTTAGCTAACTGGGTTAGCTGCTGCATTAGCTGGTCTCTGAGTTACCGACAGGTTGTTGGGTTGTGGTTTTCATGATGAACGGCGTCGGACCGGCATGGCGGCACCGGCGTGTCTGTGTTCTGCTTCCAGAGTTGGCCGAGCTTCCTCTGGTCCGTCTGGACTTTTCCTGCAACAAGGTCACCTCCATCCCCGTCTGTTACCGCCGACTCACCCACCTGCAGACTATCATCCTCGATAACAACCCGCTGCAGAACCCGCCTGCACAGGTGCGTGGGAAGACATCGTCATgtcacaggaagtgacatcatcaTGTTTTACCGTCCTCTGTTTGCTCTGCAGATCTGCATCAAAGGGAAGGTCCACATCTTCAAATACCTGAACCTGGAGGCCAGCAAGACCACGCCGGACCTGCCCGAGTACGACAGACGACCTCTGACTTCCtggtctgacctcacacacgcacccacgcacacacgcatcacttcctgtttctccaggtatTGATCTGCATTGCTGTGGTCCTCAGTGTTGACGAGCTGTATCCGGTACGTCTGTATGGAGCGCTGGACTCAGGCTTCAACAGCGTGGACAGCGGAGACAAGAGATGGCTGGGCAACGAGGTCAGAGACACACACATGACCTGTGTATGTAAAGACCAGATCAACCAGACCCGTTACCTTAAACCTGAGCCTGGTCCTGACTTATTAAATTACACTCTTTAGCCAGTTGAAACGTGCCTGTCAGAGGGTTTCTTTCTTAGAAAACATCTCAGGAGGTAGATAAAGTCCTGGAATGTTTAATCAACCTCCTCGATGGTTGGTCCAGAAGATCCACCACCAGGAGCAGCACTGCCAGCTCCAGGGAAGCCACCTGGCATGCTGATTACAGCTGATCAACCCTAACCCCCCAGAGCCTGAGAGACATGACAACATGTCCAAATCGTTGGTTCCGTAGGGCCGGCGTTTACGTACCGCAGGGTTGCGTCTGTGTACTGCAGGGCCGGCGTTTACGTACCGCAGGGTTGCGTTTGTATACCGTAGGGCCGGCGTTTACGTACCGCAGGGTTTCGCTCTGTGTTCCGTAGGGCCGGCGTTTACGTACCGCAGGGTTTCGCTCTGTGTTCCGTAGGGCCGGCGTTTACGTACCGCAGGGTTTCGCTCTGTGTTCCGTAGGGCCGGCGTTTACGTACCGCAGGGTTTCGCTCTGTGTTCCGTAGGGCCGGCGTTTACGTACCGCAGGGTTGCGTCTGTGTACCGTAGGGCTCCCCTTTAAACTGAATTTTGGTTCCCATTTAAACTTTGAGCTATTTTATATGTCAGGATTATATTTAATAATCTGGATAaaacaccatgttcaggtttAATGATTTAAGTTGCACTAAACAGTCCagggggctgcacggtggtgtggtggttagcactcacactcacagcaagaaggtcctcccaccgtccaaagacatgcatgttaggttaattgatgactctaaattccccctaggagtgagtgtgaatggtcgTTTGTCCCTATGTgtcggccctgcgatggactggtgacctgtacaggtgtacctgcctctaaCCTGTTAATGccgggataggctccagctcacccgcaaCCCGTAATgaactaagcggtacagagaatgaattaACAGTCCAGTGGAGGAcgaccagtttaaactggtgaTTAGGTTAACTGAGTAGAATGGATATTATTACTCGTTGTACCGAGAGGTGACCTGTAAAGACTGActgctgtctgtcctctcaGGCTTCAGAGGAGCTGTCCGAGCTGCGAACCAACGAGACCGGCAAAGACCAGAAGCACAGAGGAGGAGCACCTCTGCTGACTAATGGAACATGTGAGAGGGTTTTTCTGAACTCAGCTTAAAGTTGTGAATCAGATCTTCATTGTCTCTCATGTCCGTCTCCAGATGTGGAGTTGGAGCAGATCGACTTCATCGACAGCTGTgtggaggaagacgaggaggcAAAGAGCCGAGGAAGGGGGGGAGGGGGAAGGGACAGCAGCAGCCTCAGCTCTCAGTTCATGGCGTACATCGAGAGACGCATCACCAGAGAGGTAGGCTCCGCCCCCAGGATGTCACACCTGACCAGTAACACGTCTTGATATTTCATCAGCTGATCAGTGATGTCACTTACATGATGACGTACCGTAGGGGACTACCTGTAGCTCTGGATCACAAGTAAGTCTGGACTACCTGTAGGTCTGGACCACCTCTAGGCCTGGACAACTTCTAGGACTGGTCTAACCCTGTAGGAATAGACCACCTGTAGGTCTACAGGTGGTCGTGAACACCTGAGTCACTTATATCTCCACATTGACCTGTCTGTGTGTCTCCAGGGTTCTCCTGTAAAAAACAGCCCATCCAGGACAGAAGACACGAAGAGACACAGCAGGTACAAATAAACCAGCTCAGTCCACATTCTGTGTGTCCTCATGTCCGTCTAATGTCTGTCCACCTGCCTCTCAGGAGCATGGTCGATGGAGTCACGCCGCCCTCCATCTGCCAGGTAAGTCCTCTCACCTGTCAGACAGGAAATCTCTGAGTCCTGCTTGAGGACTTAGTGTGTCTTTTTGTCCGTGTGTGTCGTCAGAGAGGAGGTGTGGAGCGAATGAGGAGGGAGGCTCAGCTCGCCGCTCTGAGGTACGACGAGGAGAGACAGAAAAGCCGCTCGGTGCAGAGAGACACAAGCTACACCAAGGTACAGTTTTACCCAGTTTAACCAGTTATAACCCGGCTAACCAGCTATAACCCGGTTAACCAGCTATACTCCGGTTAACCAGCTATAACCCGGTTAACCAGCTATAACCCGGTTAACCAGTTATACTCCAGTTTAATAAGTTATACttgtgattgttttgtttttcagcataAATCAGCTCAGAGTCCAACGAagtctggttctgattctgaggTGAGACCAAACCTAGTCAAACCGGTTTAACACCATAAAGAAACTGATCTTATATCACGTTCGTTTCGTGGAGCTCTGACATCAACCATGTAGCCCCGCCCCCACCCCGTCTCCAGACCACACCCATCATGTCTTATCGGTACgtgttaatgtttttctgtccgtgatgtttgtgtgttcagaATGTCTGCCCCTCCAGACGCTCCACCCACACAGATGACTCCGCCCTCTTTATGGTAAGAGTTGCCCCGTCCCCAAAAGGTCTACTAACAGATTTAAAAGAAGCAAATGGGAATCACTGATTTATATTTGATCACCATAAATATCAGTGATGAGGAGCCCTTATGTTCAGGCTGTTTAtgataactttatttatacctcAACTTGAAGACAAAACAGTGTTCATTCACAGTAACCGGTCCAGCTATGTGTCATCATTAAAGATTATGGGTACCTACCTTTCCTCACatgttaaaagatttttaaaacttaattaaTTTAGCCTAATGtgaattttcacaaatagaacaAATGTTTCACAGATCAAAAACTGTGATATAAAGAAACTGCACACTAGAATAtttcagtccagatttgaaaagtttaagtagtttttaatcaggacctggtctaatgtggtctgcGTTCCCCCAAAAATCAGGTAATCGCCCTTTACGCAAATAGCAAATCTGCGTGCACGGATTGCTAAACAGAGAGCAGTTTACTAACCCGTGCACACGGATTTCCACGGCTTCTTTTTCTACCCTCTGGTACTAGACGGGATCCGTACAAGTCTCTATAGTCCACATCAGATCAATTAAATTCTACACTGGTTCTTCAGTTCCATACGCTGAACACACCTGAGACCACCTGAATTCACCTGAAACATGTGCACCACCTACTGGTAGTAACTGGTGATTGGACCCAAGTCTGGCAGCATGAACACACTGGTCACTCACTCATCATTAACCAATCCTCTGTGGTTGTGCTGTCAGAGCCCCGCCCCCCTCCTCTTTCCTCTCAGtgtgatgttttcatgtttaacaCAACAGTGTCCATGGAACTGTAGACTGATCCATGCGGGTCAGAACATTTGTGCTGAATGTGACCCAGTAGATCGGTGTAGGACAATGAGCCTGATGAACCCACCTCTAACAGGCCTGTCGGCAGCAGGTCCATCAGTAACTCCCTCTGCTGGCAGGAAGCTGTCACTGCAGGACAGAAAACTGTACGAAAGCTCCTCTGTGACCAGATTAAAACTcaaaaacatttcatgtaaCTTCAGAGTCTTAATGTTCTCTGACCTTATAGATCAGTACAGAGCAGGTGATGTAGGTCAGCCTGAAGGGTCTCAGAAATGGCAGGTGGCACGTGAAACCACCTTCAGAGACGACTTCTGTTTCCTGCTGACGTGTTCCCTGGAACATGCCTGTTCACATGTTCCTCCTCAGATCTAATGTTTCTGTGGAAGCTTCAGGCTTAGAGTTTACCTCCACACTAAGGTCCTCAGatcctgaccggcatcctcccccaccatctgagcaaACTCACCACCATGTgatgatcagttgacagctccgcccctctctccACCCGactgtccagaacatgcggccgcaagtccgatgacACGACTAGAAaatcgatcatcgaactgcggcctagagtgtcctggtgccaagtgcacacgtggacactcttatgtctgaacaaggtgttcgttatggacagtccatgacgagcacagaagtccaacaacaaaacaccactcggattcagattaggggggccgttcctcccaatcacgcccctacaggtctcgctgtcattgcccacgtaagcattgaagtcccccagcagaacgagggagtccctggaaggagtgctctccaacaccccctccaaggactccaaaaagggtgggtactctgaactgctgcttggtgcttaagcacaaacaacagtcaggacacgtccccccacccgaaggcagagggaggctaccctttcatccaccggggtaaactcCAACGTACAGGctccaagtcggggggcaacgaacatgcccacacctgctcagcgcctctcaccgggagcaactccagaatggaagagggtccagcccctctaaggacagtggttccagagcccaagctgtccgtcgaggtgagtccaactatatctagccggaaccgttcgacctcgtgcaccagctcaggctccttcccgcCAGAGAAGTGAcgttccacgtccctagagctagcttctgcagccgaggatcagaccgccagggtccccgcctctagCAGCCGCCCagttcacactgcacccgacccctatggcccctcctgcacaagaggggaggcccatgtcaccctttcgggctgagcccaaccGGGCCCCATGGCCACAGGCTCACCTCCCCACTTCCAggtctggctccagaggggggccccagtcaaccacgtccaggcaagggaaacttTGGTCCATGGTTTGTTGTCATCATAGGGGTTCTTTGATCTTCATCTGGTCCGTCctctagacacctgtttgccatgggtgaccctaccaggggcataaagcccccgacaacatagctgctaagatcatcaggacgcacaaactcctccaccacgataaggtggcggttCAGGGAGGAGTAGATGAAATCTGCTTCCTGAACTAACTCTTCTTCTGGTTTTCTCCATTTGTTCTTCCTCACATCATTACATATCTTCATCactgtcctcttcatcctcactgCCTTTGGTCCTGTCTGGTTCTCTGTGGTTCTTTGTGGTTCTCTGTCTTGTTCTGCATGTCAGTGGGTTCTGGTGTTTGAGTTGGACTCTCACACGAACACCGTAAAGAGGCGACCCGGCTTACACAGACTGGTGACCACAGCTTCTTTCAGGGTCTATTTGCAGTATTTTCCAGATCAGAATAAATCGGATCAGATTACAGCATACTGGATCAGATTAGATTGTATTAGATCAGATTAGATCAGATCAGACTGGAGAAAGATGAACAAGAAAATCTGGAAATTTTATGGTGGAAAAGTTTCTGAAATGATCAGTATTGATCCGATATTGGTGATCAATTATCATATGCCTAACCCTCCCAccttctttttttgtcctcatctctttatttcctcctcctcttcgttAGTCTGTGTCTGCAGACGACTGTCGCTCCCTTGCTTCTGATAGCTCCGCCTCTTCCTGTCTGCTGCAGGTACGCCCACCTGCATGCTGCTGTCTGATGATGACGTCACAGTGTCAGTTTTTGTCAGTCCTTGATCAGAGTCTCAGTAAAGTTCCATTTGAATCCTTTACCTGCTGACAGAACCAGGTTCAGCAGCAGAATTTCAGgcggttctggttctgcagtgATGAGTCGGACACACCTCACCTGTTGACTTAAATGAGCAAACACCTGATTCTAAGGTGTGTCCAGATGTGTACCCgtgtgtaactgtgtgtgttgtgtctCAGCAGGGGGAGGACCGAGCCACTCTCTCTCCAACAGGTAAGCTTAACAACATGACTCACATCATCCCTCTGCTTACCTTTACCTGTGTATGACCTGACATGTTCTGACTCCTTCAGCCAATCAGTCGCCATCTTACCCAGGCTCAGGAGGCGTGGCCTCCTGTCGGACAGCAAGTGTGAGACCAGAGAGCTTCCTGTACCGTCTCGGCCAGAGAGAAGACAAGAGGAAAGGTGTGTATAAGTACATTTCAGCCAATAGGAGCTGAGAACAGCTTCACCTGTCAGGTGTCTGACTCCTATTCgtcttcctgttcctctctGTCCACCAGGAGATGCCGCACCTCCTCAGAGCCAGCAGGagccgcctcctcctcctccacctcctctggTTGGCGAAGATGCTGAGCTGGTGGATCAGCTCAGAAAGGTCCGTTCCTCCACCTGCTGTACCTGTACACACCTGCACCACATCTGCTGCACCTGTACAGACATGCCTGTATACACCTACTACATCTGTACAGGTGTACACACCTGCACACCTGATACATCTGCTCGGGGGACATCTTGTCcgtctgtttttctgtccagaACATCGAGGCTCGCCTGAAGGTGTCGTTGCCTAGCGACCTGGGAGCAGCTCTGACGGACGGCGTGGTGCTGTGCCACCTGGCCAATCACGTGAGGCCACGGTCTGTCCCCAGCATTCATGTCCCCTCCCCTGCTGTGGTGAGTTTTCTGGTTCTCTAAACGTTGGCTGATGGGTCCTGGTTCAGGAGAACCTGTTTAGAACAGGTTAGAACCTGTTCCAGCCTGCTGAACCCCGTCTGTTTGACCCCCTCACAGCCTAAACTCACCATGGCCAAATGTCGACGGAATGTAGAAAACTTCCTGGAGGCGTGTCGCAGGATTGGAGTTCCTCAGGTAAGAAACACACCCgagtcttcctcctcttccttggCACCATCATGCAGAACTGATTGAGTTTAGTTCTCCAGAAGGTTCTGATCTGAACTCGTTAACAAAGCTTCT encodes:
- the lrch3 gene encoding DISP complex protein LRCH3 isoform X10 — translated: MAASVILGSADSTGLSFTVGGGSSTVNVLIGNSNGLGPAGPAPWNRSLDRALDEASVTGCLNLSGRKLKEFPRSAANHDLTDTTRADLSRNRLSDLPLDVCLFVSLESLNLYQNCLRSLPDGLMNLQALTYLNLSRNQLAVLPPVVCSLPLKVLIACNNKLVSLPEELGRLRHLTELDVSCNEIQALPSQMGQLEALRDLNIRRNHLVRLPPELAELPLVRLDFSCNKVTSIPVCYRRLTHLQTIILDNNPLQNPPAQICIKGKVHIFKYLNLEASKTTPDLPEYDRRPLTSCVDELYPVRLYGALDSGFNSVDSGDKRWLGNEASEELSELRTNETGKDQKHRGGAPLLTNGTYVELEQIDFIDSCVEEDEEAKSRGRGGGGRDSSSLSSQFMAYIERRITREGSPVKNSPSRTEDTKRHSRSMVDGVTPPSICQRGGVERMRREAQLAALRYDEERQKSRSVQRDTSYTKQGEDRATLSPTANQSPSYPGSGGVASCRTASVRPESFLYRLGQREDKRKGDAAPPQSQQEPPPPPPPPLVGEDAELVDQLRKNIEARLKVSLPSDLGAALTDGVVLCHLANHVRPRSVPSIHVPSPAVPKLTMAKCRRNVENFLEACRRIGVPQDHLCSVGDVLQGTGGGVYRTLGVLLSMTPPLLSPSLQVQLAGFALFYLSIMSVLCAIYVHLTPRV
- the lrch3 gene encoding DISP complex protein LRCH3 isoform X8, with amino-acid sequence MAASVILGSADSTGLSFTVGGGSSTVNVLIGNSNGLGPAGPAPWNRSLDRALDEASVTGCLNLSGRKLKEFPRSAANHDLTDTTRADLSRNRLSDLPLDVCLFVSLESLNLYQNCLRSLPDGLMNLQALTYLNLSRNQLAVLPPVVCSLPLKVLIACNNKLVSLPEELGRLRHLTELDVSCNEIQALPSQMGQLEALRDLNIRRNHLVRLPPELAELPLVRLDFSCNKVTSIPVCYRRLTHLQTIILDNNPLQNPPAQICIKGKVHIFKYLNLEASKTTPDLPEYDRRPLTSCVDELYPVRLYGALDSGFNSVDSGDKRWLGNEASEELSELRTNETGKDQKHRGGAPLLTNGTYVELEQIDFIDSCVEEDEEAKSRGRGGGGRDSSSLSSQFMAYIERRITREGSPVKNSPSRTEDTKRHSRSMVDGVTPPSICQRGGVERMRREAQLAALRYDEERQKSRSVQRDTSYTKHKSAQSPTKSGSDSEQGEDRATLSPTANQSPSYPGSGGVASCRTASVRPESFLYRLGQREDKRKGDAAPPQSQQEPPPPPPPPLVGEDAELVDQLRKNIEARLKVSLPSDLGAALTDGVVLCHLANHVRPRSVPSIHVPSPAVPKLTMAKCRRNVENFLEACRRIGVPQDHLCSVGDVLQGTGGGVYRTLGVLLSMTPPLLSPSLQVQLAGFALFYLSIMSVLCAIYVHLTPRV
- the lrch3 gene encoding DISP complex protein LRCH3 isoform X7, yielding MAASVILGSADSTGLSFTVGGGSSTVNVLIGNSNGLGPAGPAPWNRSLDRALDEASVTGCLNLSGRKLKEFPRSAANHDLTDTTRADLSRNRLSDLPLDVCLFVSLESLNLYQNCLRSLPDGLMNLQALTYLNLSRNQLAVLPPVVCSLPLKVLIACNNKLVSLPEELGRLRHLTELDVSCNEIQALPSQMGQLEALRDLNIRRNHLVRLPPELAELPLVRLDFSCNKVTSIPVCYRRLTHLQTIILDNNPLQNPPAQICIKGKVHIFKYLNLEASKTTPDLPEYDRRPLTSCVDELYPVRLYGALDSGFNSVDSGDKRWLGNEASEELSELRTNETGKDQKHRGGAPLLTNGTYVELEQIDFIDSCVEEDEEAKSRGRGGGGRDSSSLSSQFMAYIERRITREGSPVKNSPSRTEDTKRHSRSMVDGVTPPSICQRGGVERMRREAQLAALRYDEERQKSRSVQRDTSYTKHKSAQSPTKSGSDSENVCPSRRSTHTDDSALFMGEDRATLSPTANQSPSYPGSGGVASCRTASVRPESFLYRLGQREDKRKGDAAPPQSQQEPPPPPPPPLVGEDAELVDQLRKNIEARLKVSLPSDLGAALTDGVVLCHLANHVRPRSVPSIHVPSPAVPKLTMAKCRRNVENFLEACRRIGVPQDHLCSVGDVLQGTGGGVYRTLGVLLSMTPPLLSPSLQVQLAGFALFYLSIMSVLCAIYVHLTPRV
- the lrch3 gene encoding DISP complex protein LRCH3 isoform X6 codes for the protein MAASVILGSADSTGLSFTVGGGSSTVNVLIGNSNGLGPAGPAPWNRSLDRALDEASVTGCLNLSGRKLKEFPRSAANHDLTDTTRADLSRNRLSDLPLDVCLFVSLESLNLYQNCLRSLPDGLMNLQALTYLNLSRNQLAVLPPVVCSLPLKVLIACNNKLVSLPEELGRLRHLTELDVSCNEIQALPSQMGQLEALRDLNIRRNHLVRLPPELAELPLVRLDFSCNKVTSIPVCYRRLTHLQTIILDNNPLQNPPAQICIKGKVHIFKYLNLEASKTTPDLPEYDRRPLTSCVDELYPVRLYGALDSGFNSVDSGDKRWLGNEASEELSELRTNETGKDQKHRGGAPLLTNGTYVELEQIDFIDSCVEEDEEAKSRGRGGGGRDSSSLSSQFMAYIERRITREGSPVKNSPSRTEDTKRHSRSMVDGVTPPSICQRGGVERMRREAQLAALRYDEERQKSRSVQRDTSYTKHKSAQSPTKSGSDSENVCPSRRSTHTDDSALFMQGEDRATLSPTANQSPSYPGSGGVASCRTASVRPESFLYRLGQREDKRKGDAAPPQSQQEPPPPPPPPLVGEDAELVDQLRKNIEARLKVSLPSDLGAALTDGVVLCHLANHVRPRSVPSIHVPSPAVPKLTMAKCRRNVENFLEACRRIGVPQDHLCSVGDVLQGTGGGVYRTLGVLLSMTPPLLSPSLQVQLAGFALFYLSIMSVLCAIYVHLTPRV